In Falco cherrug isolate bFalChe1 chromosome 2, bFalChe1.pri, whole genome shotgun sequence, the following are encoded in one genomic region:
- the RGCC gene encoding regulator of cell cycle RGCC: MLAAAGRAGGGAPRPAAMKSPQAQRPAGQALGEDGGGGLAEALGEFDAVLAEFSCPAGRRRFHYGEHLERMKRRSSASVSDGSGLSDSESADSLYRNSFSLSDEKLNSPTASTPSLPSPSVTPCRAKLGDTKELEDFIADLDRTLASM, from the exons ATGCTGGCGGCGGCaggccgggccggcggcggggcacCTCGGCCCGCCGCCATGAAGTCGCCTCAGGCGCAGCGGCCGGCGGGTCAAG CGCTGGGGGAGGACGGCGGCGGGGGCCTGGCGGAGGCGCTGGGGGAGTTCGACGCGGTGCTGGCGGAGTTCTCCTGCCCCGCCGGCCGGCGCCGCTTCCACTACGGCGAGCACCTGGAGCGCATGAAGCGGCGGAGCAGCGCCAGCGTCAGCGACGGCAGCGGCCTCAGCGACTCGGAGA GTGCAGATTCACTGTACAGAAATAGTTTCAGCCTCAGTGATGAAAAGCTTAATTCTCCAACTGCATCTACTCCAAGCTTGCCATCTCCATCCGTAACTCCGTGTAGAG CAAAGCTTGGAGACACAAAAGAACTGGAAGACTTCATTGCTGATCTTGACAGGACACTAGCAA GTATGTGA